The following proteins are encoded in a genomic region of Glycine max cultivar Williams 82 chromosome 18, Glycine_max_v4.0, whole genome shotgun sequence:
- the LOC121174014 gene encoding protein MAIN-LIKE 1-like: protein MVRTRGLRRVVGTGRGRDLSQDVAEDVPRRRRPTASAQRTGATDVAESDRVASDGTATDDEGFPDGPHDPFVLIGFVDHVAHSIWSGQERPNLKLVSHGRKVDKFGRLAAEIEGMITTTGLDTLIRCSMITTDPGLISAFVERWHRETSSFHLPVGEVTVTLDDVSSLLHIPITGALLSFEPLATSDAVALLTELLEVTPDEATAETRQAGGPHVRLSWLRDMYQSRCRARQWVAATQTYLLHLVGCTLFANKSATHVHVVHLQAFRDLGQAGAFSWGAAVLVHLYDQLNEASQAPTWQMAGYISLLQCWIYEHFPSVHRSVVDDGYAEASPCACRWLTGKAQMTGIKGAPYRARIDALTVTDVCWMPYAEHRGVRGYDLISSYTGQVRWGPIIVYLRPERVVRQMGYIQIVPPPPVRDLLTGTDIDDRWLHFSDHVAPTGELCVVPGQVAPDYMEWFFQISHSFVTPTEDTAEPRPVPPPPTHDDDFVEPPVAEVPVASDPPMHSVVDCTACVRMGRIAEHLERVINLKMVTAGTDLYDIIDLCLRIARDDDLDDSLRPRQRPRID, encoded by the exons atggttagaacaCGAGGTCTACGTCGTGTGGTAGGCACAGGTAGAGGCAGAGACCTTAGTCAGGATGTGGCTGAGGATGTTCCTCGGCGTCGTAGGCCCACTGCCTCAGCAC AGAGGACAGGAGCTACCGATGTTGCTGAGTCTGATCGAGTGGCTAGTGATGGGACAGCTACTGATGATGAAGGGTTCCCCGATGGGCCACACGATCCATTTGTTTTGATAGGATTTGTTGATCATGTGGCACACAGCATATGGAGTGGACAG GAGCGACCCAATCTCAAGTTGGTCTCCCATGGTAGGAAAGTAGACAAATTTGGGAGACTGGCTGCTGAGATCGAAGGTATGATTACGACCACCGGATTGGATACATTGATCAGGTGTTCTATGATCACCACTGATCCTGGACTCATATCCGCCTTTGTTGAGAGGTGGCATAGGGAGACGAGCAGCTTCCACCTCCCAGTAGGGGAGGTGACGGTCACTCTAGACGACGTTTCGTCGCTCCTGCACATTCCAATTACTGGCGCGCTGCTTTCATTCGAGCCACTGGCTACATCTGACGCAGTGGCCCTTTTGACGGAGCTACTTGAGGTCACCCCAGACGAGGCTACAGCTGAGACACGTCAGGCAGGTGGGCCTCATGTTCGGTTGTCCTGGCTTCGGGACATGTACCAGAGTAGGTGCCGGGCCAGGCAGTGGGTTGCTGCAACTCAGACGTACCTACTTCATTTGGTTGGTTGCACTCTTttcgctaacaagagtgcaacccatGTCCATGTTGTGCACCTGCAGGCATTCAGAGACCTGGGCCAGGCAGGAGCATTCTCTTGGGGAGCGGCCGTTTTGGTCCACTTGTACGATCAGCTTAACGAGGCGTCGCAGGCCCCTACATGGCAGATGGCTGGTTACATTTCACTACTTCAG TGCTGGATTTACGAGCACTTTCCATCAGTCCACAGGTCTGTTGTTGACGATGGTTATGCTGAGGCTAGCCCATGTGCCTGTAGGTGGCTTACGGGTAAGGCCCAAATGACCGGGATTAAGGGAGCCCCTTACAGAGCACGTATTGATGCCCTAACAGTGACCGACGTCTGTTGGATGCCATATGCTGAGCATCGGGGAGTTCGGGGCTATGACTTGATCTCCTCGTACACGGGGCAAGTCAGATGGGGTCCGATCATCGTCTACCTTCGACCAGAGAGGGTGGTTCGGCAAATGGGGTACATTCAGATCGTTCCTCCGCCACCGGTTCGTGATTTGTTGACAGGTACTGATATAGACGACCGGTGGTTACACTTTTCAGATCATGTGGCGCCTACAGGAGAGCTCTGTGTAGTTCCTGGGCAGGTGGCCCCAGactacatggagtggttttttCAGATTTCGCACTCCTTTGTGACGCCAACGGAGGACACTGCTGAGCCGAGACCTGTGCCTCCCCCTCCCACTCATGATGATGACTTCGTCGAGCCACCTGTCGCCGAGGTTCCAGTTGCGTCAGATCCCCCTATGCATTCTGTG GTTGATTGCACAGCATGTGTCAGGATGGGAAGGATTGCTGAGCATTTGGAGCGCGTCATCAACCTCAAGATGGTGACTGCAGGGACTGACTTATATGATATCATTGATCTTTGCCTGAGGATAGCTAGAGATGACGACCTAGATGACAGTCTTAGGCCACGACAGAGACCCCGCATAGATTag